One window from the genome of Pyrus communis chromosome 16, drPyrComm1.1, whole genome shotgun sequence encodes:
- the LOC137720147 gene encoding F-box protein PP2-A13 — MGASLSGGVSDGEGLLQPRLGDIPESCVALILMQMDPPEICKLARLNRAFRGASLADFIWESKLPPNYRFIVDRVFDESTKSKISGKRDTYARLCRSNSFDDGTKVIWLDKHKGGICLSISSKALSITGIDDRRYWNFIANDESRFQTVAYLQQIWWFEVNGEFEFQFPLGKYGLFFRLHLGRSLKRLGRRVCNSEHVHGWDIKPVRFELSTSNGHRAVSQCYLDNPGNWINYHVGDFVVDNPHDLIKIKYSMTQIDCTHTKGGVCVDSVLIYPSSVAKEP, encoded by the exons ATGGGTGCTAGTTTATCGGGTGGCGTTTCGGATGGGGAGGGTTTACTGCAGCCAAGGCTTGGGGATATACCGGAGAGCTGTGTGGCATTGATTTTGATGCAGATGGACCCGCCGGAGATTTGTAAGTTGGCCCGGTTGAACCGGGCGTTTCGGGGTGCTTCCTTGGCCGATTTCATCTGGGAATCCAAGTTGCCGCCGAATTATCGGTTTATTGTAGACAGGGTGTTTGATGAAAGTACTAAGAGCAAGATTTCAGGGAAGAGGGATACCTATGCCAGGCTTTGCAGGTCTAATTCCTTTGATGATGGCACAAAG GTGATTTGGCTTGATAAGCACAAGGGTGGTATTTGTTTGTCGATTTCTTCAAAGGCGTTGTCGATTACTGGGATAGATGATAGGAGGTATTGGAATTTCATAGCAAATGATGAATCCAG ATTCCAGACAGTTGCCTATCTCCAACAAATCTGGTGGTTTGAAGTCAATGGGGAGTTTGAGTTTCAATTTCCGTTAGGGAAATATGGCCTGTTCTTTAGGCTCCACCTTGGCAGATCCTTGAAGAGGCTAGGTCGCCGTGTCTGCAACTCCGAGCATGTTCATGGCTGGGACATAAAACCAGTGAGGTTTGAGCTATCAACTTCTAATGGTCACCGTGCTGTATCCCAATGTTACTTGGACAATCCTGGAAACTGGATCAATTACCATGTGGGAGATTTTGTTGTTGACAATCCTCATGATTTGATCAAGATCAAGTACTCGATGACTCAGATCGATTGCACCCACACTAAAGGCGGTGTCTGCGTGGATTCGGTGTTGATATACCCTAGTAGTGTAGCGAAAGAGCCTTAG
- the LOC137720850 gene encoding probable methyltransferase PMT15, giving the protein MAFQTPLQYFSLKPKRANLYFMTVAAVLCTICYLVGIWQHSTSRAVINTPVSAVASCPPITTNTTITLDFNAHHRAEDLPLPPVAARVAHLPACDAKHSEYTPCEDATRSLKFDRDRLVYRERHCPDKEELLKCRIPAPHGYTVPFRWPESRESVWYANVPHKELTVEKKMQNWVHYEGDRFRFPGGGTMFPRGADAYIDDIGKLINLREGSIRTAIDTGCGVASWGAYLLSRDILTVSFAPRDTHEAQVQFALERGVPALIGILASKRLPYPSRAFDMAHCSRCLIPWGQYDGLYLIEVDRVLRPGGYWILSGPPINWENHWKGWERTAEDLKAEQTTIENVAKSLCWKKLKQKGDLAIWQKPTNHVHCKVTRKLFKKPSFCQAQDPDTAWYTKMEDCLTPLPGVNNIKEIAGGQLAKWPERLNTVPPRISSGRLTGITAESFRENTELWKKRVEYYKTVDYQLAEPGRYRNLLDMNAYLGGFAAVLVHDPVWVMNIVPVEAEVNTLGAIYERGLIGTYQNWCEAMSTYPRTYDFIHSDSVFTLYKDRCEAEDILLEMDRILRPEGSIIFRDDVDVLVKVKSILDAMQYDARIVDHENGPKVREKILLAVKQYWTAPAPAQENQEQSKSNT; this is encoded by the exons aTGGCTTTCCAAACTCCACTACAGTACTTTTCACTGAAACCCAAAAGAGCCAACCTTTATTTCATGACGGTAGCCGCAGTCCTCTGCACGATCTGCTACCTCGTCGGAATTTGGCAGCACTCAACCAGCCGCGCCGTAATTAACACACCTGTCTCCGCCGTCGCCTCATGTCCTCCAATCACCACAAACACAACAATAACTCTCGACTTCAACGCCCACCACCGCGCCGAGGACCTCCCCCTACCTCCCGTGGCTGCGCGTGTGGCTCACCTGCCGGCCTGCGACGCCAAGCACAGCGAGTACACCCCGTGCGAGGACGCCACGAGATCGCTCAAGTTCGACAGGGATAGGTTGGTGTACAGGGAGAGGCATTGCCCGGACAAGGAGGAACTCCTGAAGTGTCGGATTCCAGCACCTCACGGCTACACGGTGCCGTTTCGGTGGCCGGAGAGCCGAGAATCGGTTTGGTATGCAAACGTGCCGCACAAGGAGTTGACCGTGGAGAAGAAGATGCAGAACTGGGTTCATTACGAAGGGGATCGGTTTAGATTCCCTGGTGGCGGGACCATGTTTCCTCGCGGTGCAGATGCGTATATTGATGATATCGGAAAGTTAATTAATCTCAGAGAGGGGTCTATACGGACCGCCATCGATACCGGTTGCGGG GTTGCAAGTTGGGGAGCTTACCTTTTGTCCAGGGACATTCTAACAGTGTCATTTGCACCAAGAGACACACATGAAGCACAAGTTCAATTTGCTCTCGAAAGAGGAGTTCCTGCATTGATTGGCATTCTTGCTTCCAAAAGACTTCCTTACCCCTCAAGAGCTTTTGACATGGCTCACTGCTCTCGATGCCTCATCCCCTGGGGCCAATATG ATGGACTTTACTTGATCGAAGTTGATCGAGTTTTACGCCCCGGTGGGTACTGGATTCTTTCCGGGCCACCAATAAACTGGGAGAATCACTGGAAAGGATGGGAAAGAACAGCTGAAGATCTTAAAGCTGAGCAGACAACGATTGAGAATGTAGCAAAAAGCTTATGTTGGAAGAAACTGAAGCAAAAGGGTGACCTTGCAATTTGGCAAAAACCCACCAACCATGTTCACTGTAAGGTCACCAGAAAGCTCTTCAAGAAACCATCCTTCTGCCAAGCTCAAGATCCTGACACTGCATG GTATACGAAAATGGAGGATTGTTTAACCCCACTTCCCGGAGTGAACAACATAAAAGAAATTGCAGGAGGGCAATTGGCTAAATGGCCAGAGAGGCTAAACACAGTCCCTCCAAGAATCAGCAGTGGGAGGCTGACTGGAATCACAGCTGAGAGCTTCAGAGAAAACACAGAgctatggaagaaaagagtAGAATATTACAAGACCGTGGATTATCAGTTGGCAGAGCCCGGGAGGTACCGGAATCTGCTCGATATGAACGCTTACTTGGGCGGCTTTGCAGCTGTACTTGTTCATGACCCTGTGTGGGTTATGAACATTGTCCCTGTTGAGGCTGAGGTTAACACCCTTGGAGCCATTTATGAACGAGGATTGATTGGAACTTATCAGAACTG GTGTGAAGCTATGTCTACTTACCCAAGAACCTATGACTTCATTCACTCTGATTCAGTTTTTACCCTCTACAAGGACAG ATGTGAAGCGGAAGATATTCTTTTAGAAATGGATAGGATTTTAAGGCCAGAGGGCAGTATAATCTTCCGCGATGACGTGGACGTGTTGGTGAAAGTCAAAAGCATCTTGGATGCAATGCAATACGATGCCAGAATCGTTGACCATGAAAACGGACCAAAGGTGAGAGAGAAGATTTTGTTGGCGGTCAAGCAGTACTGGACTGCCCCAGCTCCTGCCCAAGAAAATCAAGAACAAAGCAAATCGAATACATAA